The Anas acuta chromosome 2, bAnaAcu1.1, whole genome shotgun sequence genomic interval AGAATCCCCTTGGTATTAATGAGATTTTTGACTGTACTGGAAAAAACCTCTGTGGAAAAGACAAGCTATGGTAAGTaagaaataaacaataatatattttggttttgtcaaAAGCAAGATGATAGGAAGACTAGTGTAAATCTAGCAAGTAAGTAGTTTGGTATTACATAGCTGTTCATTTTCCTATTAGTCCATTTCAAAAGCATACAGTCACTGAGGAGGCAGTCTGTTCAATCTACccttaaaaacaataacaagaagaaaaagcacactTTTGAGAATTGATACTAGCTGCTTATCCTTCTCAGTTGAAGCAATAGGCCATCCGTCTCAGTAGATGCAAAACTATTAAGTAAAgacaaaattcaaagaaaaatttatGATAGATTAAAATTATTATCCTTAGTCATAATCACTAGGTTGATAATTATGTTGTCTTCCTGCGGTTCCTTACTATGAATCGCTTCATTCTCGTCAACCTTTCAACTCATGTTCATATAACTGACATTATAGCTTATCAAAGTAcaagttgttgtttttaccCTTGGCCTGTATGTTCATAGTTTAACTGCACCAGAATTTGCTTGTGTCCAAGCCTAATCCGTGAgagctttcaaatatttttttgatctttcccatatgaaaaatataaggTCAAACTGAAATGCTAAGGGAAAGAAGATGCTATTTTGGCATTTAAGTCTTGAGGGTTTCTTCTTTGTTAGTCTGTTAAAAAGACTAgggcagatttttttgtttgtttgttttgtttgtttgttttctctaaagAACTGGGCAGAAAATGATAGGAAAAATAGactatttaaacaaaagaacTGTGCTGGCATATTATCaactgaaacaacaacaacaaataagcaaaaagaaaatggcttataaaaggaacattttgcaAGCAGGTTTGCAGGGATTCAGGAACAGATTTTCAGTCTTAGGGATAGAGAGCAAAGCAAACAACTCCTGTCTCGAAACATCATTAACAATGCTAAGACAGAACTATTCAGTTGCTTAAAGGTTCtctatgattttcttttcctccgtAAAAAGGGATTGAACATATTGACCCAAGTGATGTTTTTAATCCTATATTTCTCCTTCCTACAGGCGATACCACTGCTGGAATGAGTCTTGGATGGCTCGCAGAGATCTAAATCAGTGCTGTGGTGATTGGCAGTGCCTGGATCCAACACCTTTGGAAACTGGCAGAGGTAACTAAAAATGTTTCCTATGATTGTCATCGTTTGCATCAgcttatatttttgtttctatacTACTCAGGTTACAACCTGTTACAACATTTTGGTTTTCACCTGGCTTAGGTTCATCTTGCAGTGGTCCTACATGGGTTCGAAGCATCAGAGAAGGGGAACTGGACTTGGACTTTGATGGTCATCATATGTTTTCTCGGCTAAATTCGAACTATGTTGGCTGGCTTTCCCAAAACAatgccaaaaaaacaaaagttttctgTGACACTTGGCCATGTGGACAACATCTAAGCACCAAGAGTGTTGGCAGCGAGCAACTGGAAGATATCACTGGAAGTTACAAATATGAGCTAGGTATGATGAAAAGTCATTAAATGGGTCAGAggcaatttaaaatgttaattgtaCAAAATTTTCGAAGTAACTTGTCCTGTGTGAAAATGAGTAAGACTATTTAAAGGttgctttctctcctttctctctctctctctctctttctttctttctttctttttttacttctttttttttttttccgttttgagaaagaggggaaaatgcCTTTCTGTTAAAATATGATCTATGCATATTTAGATgaatcaaagaaaacaacagcaactgCTTTTATTTAGTACCACTGTTTTTATGTACATGCATTGGTCTCACCTATATACTAGTTTCAAATATTAGCAGACTTTAGCTAatctaaaaaaatacattcttttaaaCCTAGGATTAAATTCTTACTTATTGACTCTTGCACTAACTCTATCAGGAAATATGCTCACATACTAATTTCATGTATTATTAGGACTTCCTGTTGTTATCACTTTTGGTTTACTGATTTTCATTTCCCAGGTATGTAAGGAAGAGTTCAATCAGCAAAATTGCCTAAAAAAATGTAGAGTAGATTAGAGCTGAttgtaaaaatgcaaattttgttttctgataataaacaaaaaaaaattatttgaatgttGTATCTCACcttttgtgaggaaaaaaattgaaacctcttgtgatttcattttctgctggaTTTGTTCAACACCAAGCCACCACATTATGTTTCAGAAAGGAGTAGGAGGAaatttaattatctttattattTAGGTAGATATTCCAGACTTCCATAAGACTCATTATCGTGTATCTCTTTTTCACAGGTtctgtgaaaagcaaagaagCCTATTACCGGGCTTACAGAAGAATTCACCCAGGGTACTGCAATGCTTCCAACTGTCATATAGATAGGGAGTTATCATCTCTGAAAAACCCATTTTTGAGTGACAGCGGTATTAACATGAGGCTAAAGATGGCTAACTGTCCAATGTATGGTGAAGATGTCCAACTGCACTGGCTGCTTGAAAATTTGCGTAGTGAACCCAAAACCCTGAAGTTTAATTTGTGTGCACAAATAATAACATACAATGGTTGCCCAATGGATCAGTTTTGGAAAGACAGCGTGACTGTTGCATTGGGTCCGAGAGAAGGTAAGAAGGTGGATTTGTCTAACACTCTTCTGACCACAGTTCTTTTCAGGAGACAGATAGGAGACAGGAGACTGACAATCTTCTATAGGATTAGTGGAGACAATACTCGTGGAAAGTGAAATTAGTACAGTGTTAAATATTGATAGCTGAATTGCCTTCAAGGCAATTGCCCTGAAAAATCAGCACAATATGTACTCTATGTGTAATCTATGTGTAATCTATCATGTGTACATGTATAGTAACAGGTTAACTGTAGTCTTTGCTTAGTTTCTCAAGGTTTAGAGATTTTGGTGATCATATAAAACTTCTTTCTGTTAAAAGTTCAAGTCTGGATACTATAttcaatacaaaaataaagttgCAGATGCTTATCATAAAAACAATTCATTCCCTTTAGCCAGAACACATTAGACAGTATAAAATACCAATTTTAAGCACTGAAGTGATTATTTCCAGATACAGCACAATATGCCCAGAAGTGCAAAGGTGTGTCACAGAATAAGCACTTGTTTTAATAGTTATAtctttttgtgaaagaaaaaagatcactTTACTTAAGTCATATctataagaagaaaattagttCCTGATATTTACATTCTGTTTTACCAAGCTTTAATTTGCCTACATTCAAATTATTGCTTTAAGAATTACATTGTAAGTAAGTTTCAgaatttaagtaaataaataaatttaaacttcCCTGTAAACACACTAGTATAGTTAGAGTAATTAGAAAGTATGCAGCTGGATGTTAAAGGTAGCAATGTATTATCCTAAGCCAGGAAAGTTCAAGTCTGGTTTCAGAGATGCTGTGATagctttaatatttaattaaaccaTTTTAATTGCCAGTTAAACTTCAGGAGAAAGGGAAGTAGAATATTAGCCAAAGATAATTAAACAAGTAAATAATAacttaaatacatttgttttacagtgaaaaaaatcccactgtgTATATCATATAGTCAATATGGACCTTATCTCTGTGATCACAACATTATGAAAGTAGTTGCTGTCTCAGATCCAGAGTGTGGAGAAGTTCTGATGGTTAGCAGGGATATTGTGATCAACAGGCCACCTGTTATTGTTAAGGTAAAGAACTTCAACTATGTACTTTGTGTTCTAAGGAACAGTCCTATTGTCCACTATATAGGTATATTGTCCACTATATAGgtataatacagaaaaatgtgtaactaattttttttttgctttttagaaagATCAGTGTGATTATAAGTGTATAAAAAATTACTTAGCGTGACGCCTAAAGATcatagaattaaaacaaaaaggaacatGTATATaagtattatatttttcttctgtttatttaatttaatgctAATTTTGTGAggttaaagaaaataagtgtttgatattttaaatatttatttatttatttattgctagcTATTGAGCCAACCCAGGCTGAAAGTACCATGTACAGCAGAGATCTCCTTCTGCAATCCTCTCCAGGAAGATATGAAGAACTGCATAATGACTTTAGAAGGCTGTGGTTTATTCAAAGAGCCAATGACCATTGAGTAAGATCATCAATTATTTAAATGGGGATAATATTGGGGGTTGATTAAGGTCTGCTAGGTCAGAGCAGGTTTTGAGGAAGATGATAGTTCTGATACTTCTGGTGTTTGGGATCTGAACAAGATTTTATGCCCCTTAATTCTTGGAGACTCCATTACAAGCCTCATTCTTGAAACTGATAGAGTTGGCAAGATATGctgttgcttcatttttcttaagtCTAATCTGTGTGTGTTACAAAGTTCTATTTGAAGGGGAATGCACAAGAAATTTTAGCTGTGTCCCCCAGCCCTTATAATCCTATTGagtttataaatatttcctcTAAATGTTCATGAACTTGCATCACATATGTAAACAATTAGAAAAAGACAGTGAGAAATAGCAGTGTGCATTCTACACTCACAACAAGTTAATCACAGGAAACTGGAAATTTCCATGATGCTATAACATTCTAGGAAAAGGAGCTTTTCATTAATATGCATTGCTGTTCTTCATGACAAGGACAGCTGACAGAGGTATGAGTAGTTTTGAAGGGAAGCAATTAGGAATTGTTCTCACTGAATGATAATGAACTTGATACTACAGAGCTCCTTGATCCAATTTAGATGACTGGAAATGGGAAGCATCATGTATATCTTTGAGGCAGAAGGGTACCATGTTTTTGAAGAATTTAAGTAACTTACTTATTCCCATGCAGTATCATGAATGGGGTTCCGGTTCCAGTTCCAGAACTAACTGTGGgagttttccacagaaataacAAATCTTTTGAGACAGAGTGAAATGGTTACCACATTATTCACAACACAGGATGATTTGGGGGGAGCAGGGCAAGTAACAAAGTGATCATAGCAGACTGTCTCTGAAAACACATCATAGCAATCAAAACTTGTAATGTGACGTCATCTTCTAGCATTTCATGTCTTTGAGCTACCTAAGGCCCTAATTCTCTCCCTCCTCTTGGTGCAGTTTGGGAACACTGGCTTCCAATCAGCAGGCACGGACTATTGTAGAGTTCACACCATACAGATTGGGCAGCCACCGGCTCCTAGCCAACTTCGGATGCCACAAGTTTGCCTACTGCAAAGGATGTGCCAAGGCTGAAGTGTGTAATCCCGTGGGGCAGAACGGCTCCCTGCCTGTGGGGCAGAATGGCTCCCTGCCCATGAACCAGAACGGGTCGCTGCCAGTCTGTGAGAATGGATCCCTGCCCGTGAACAGCTCTGGGCCGGTCCCTGCAGGGGACCCTGGGCTCAACTCCATGTGTGAATACATATGCATCCCTGTGTGCAACCCGAACTGCAACCCAGGGGGCCCACCTGTGTATGACTTTGTGTACCTTCCTGCGGGCCATCCCTTATGCAATACCATCTGCAACCAAGGCTTCAACCCAAACATCAATCCTGGTTTCGACCCGGGGTGTGATCCTGGCTTCCGAGTTATATGCGAGACCATGCCTCCCGCTACGTGTGCCCCGATGCCTCCGCCCATGTATGGCTCTATGCCGGTTGCATCGTCCAACCCCGTGGGCCCCCCTATGCCACATGTGGTGTTTGAGACAGGGCCCAGTCCTGCACACCAGcctggaggtggaggggggCCGATGTCCTATTCTGTCTCTGTCCCAGCAAATAATGCGGTGAGTGCCCTGCTGACCCACTTCATGGCTGGCCCCAGTCCcactgcagcagcccaggcGGTTCCTACCCATCTGCCAACCCACCCTGTGTGCTCTCCAGTTGCCAACACTGTCGGCAGTCCCATGCCACCGCCTGCAGCCATTTcagtgcctgctgcctccctctccCATGTTGTCTGTGGCTCCGTGCCCTCTCCCACAGCCCAGCCTCCCTGTGGCTCCATGGCCACCCTTCCGACCCAGCCCCTGAGTGCCCCAGTAGCCCATGCTGTATGTTcgccagctccctgccctgaaGCTTCTCCGGTGTCCCGCTCTGCACGTAGCTCTacccctgcagggctgcacctTGCAggctccccagccccccgccCTGTGGGACCCCCAGCAGCTCACTCGCTGTGCTCCCCTGCCCCCCGTCCCGTGGGACCCCCAGCAGCACACTCACTGTTCTCCCCTGCCTCCATCTCGGTGGGAGCTACAGGGGTCCGCTCTGCAAGCTCACCCACCCCTTGTCCCGAAGATTCGTCAGCCACCTGCTTTGCATCTCCCCCAACACCCCGGCCTCTGGCAGCTGCCACAGCCCGCTCCCTCTGCAACCCTTCCTCTCGCTCGGTCTCCCGGGCTGTCTGTACCCCAGGGTCTCGCTCTGTCTGTGGCCCTCAGTGGGGGCCTTCCtgcactaccaccaccacctcacGCTCAGGCTCCCACTCCACATACACTCCAACCTTCCGCTCAGCATGGAACCTCACAGGGCGCTCGAGCTATATCCCCTTCTCCCGCACCTCCTACAACACGCTCACAGGACCTCCCTATAGCTCCTTGTCCCGCTCCTACAACACTTTGTCCCGCTCAGCCTACACCACCCTGCCCCGCTCTACCTCTCCCTCTGCTTATGCTACCCTGCCTCGCTCTGGCTCACGCCCCACCGGCAGTGCCCTGACCCGCTCTGGGGCCCGCACCCCCTGGAGTCCCAGCAGGGGTACTCTCTCCTATTTCAAGCGCAAATACCTGTAATTGAGAGCAACCCACTGGTGAAGAGCCAAAGCAAGTGAATTAAAGTCTGTACGCAGATGCTTTGAAAAAAGGTTAGAAATAGGGTGATGGAGAGCAACCTGCGTAGTTCTGAATATTTGTCCAGGCGTTTGAGATGTGTTGGAAAGCAGGCTGCTAGCCAACCCCTGAGAAGTGCATTTGATGTAATGTTCATGTGTCTTGAGATACAGTCCAGTGGAAGTGACAAATGAATGTGCTCCCTCTGGAGCCGTAGTGACAACAGCTGCACAGTGCAAGTAATCGGACTAGATTGCTCAGTCAAGCccttttataaatgatctgctTTCGTTCTCTTCCCTCTTGATTTCTTGCAATGTGCATTTCTCAAATCCCCCTGGGCTACATGGCTCATTGCAAATCTCTCTCCCCATGTGAGATGTGCTGTTACTGGTGTTCTGTGGCCACAGAGGTGGTAGAAAGACCCTCAT includes:
- the LOC137851783 gene encoding uncharacterized protein; its protein translation is MARRDLNQCCGDWQCLDPTPLETGRGSSCSGPTWVRSIREGELDLDFDGHHMFSRLNSNYVGWLSQNNAKKTKVFCDTWPCGQHLSTKSVGSEQLEDITGSYKYELGSVKSKEAYYRAYRRIHPGYCNASNCHIDRELSSLKNPFLSDSGINMRLKMANCPMYGEDVQLHWLLENLRSEPKTLKFNLCAQIITYNGCPMDQFWKDSVTVALGPREVKKIPLCISYSQYGPYLCDHNIMKVVAVSDPECGEVLMVSRDIVINRPPVIVKLLSQPRLKVPCTAEISFCNPLQEDMKNCIMTLEGCGLFKEPMTIDLGTLASNQQARTIVEFTPYRLGSHRLLANFGCHKFAYCKGCAKAEVCNPVGQNGSLPVGQNGSLPMNQNGSLPVCENGSLPVNSSGPVPAGDPGLNSMCEYICIPVCNPNCNPGGPPVYDFVYLPAGHPLCNTICNQGFNPNINPGFDPGCDPGFRVICETMPPATCAPMPPPMYGSMPVASSNPVGPPMPHVVFETGPSPAHQPGGGGGPMSYSVSVPANNAVSALLTHFMAGPSPTAAAQAVPTHLPTHPVCSPVANTVGSPMPPPAAISVPAASLSHVVCGSVPSPTAQPPCGSMATLPTQPLSAPVAHAVCSPAPCPEASPVSRSARSSTPAGLHLAGSPAPRPVGPPAAHSLCSPAPRPVGPPAAHSLFSPASISVGATGVRSASSPTPCPEDSSATCFASPPTPRPLAAATARSLCNPSSRSVSRAVCTPGSRSVCGPQWGPSCTTTTTSRSGSHSTYTPTFRSAWNLTGRSSYIPFSRTSYNTLTGPPYSSLSRSYNTLSRSAYTTLPRSTSPSAYATLPRSGSRPTGSALTRSGARTPWSPSRGTLSYFKRKYL